A part of Chloroflexota bacterium genomic DNA contains:
- a CDS encoding tetratricopeptide repeat protein, giving the protein MKKPKALYILILILILTSCAQPVTQQGTPPVEDLTAATATAEPTPMPTPSPTATPLELTNDGDRAIIAGDYNRAIEIFQNALANTTDATVTDKSNLGIGQAYYEQDNYAPALTALRLAAASADTTIAAQANYFLAQSYIILERYDEAFQSFVAYLTLRPGVIDSTIHEQMGDLYLTVGNPLQAIASYQEAYRTDPSGGSESLAIKIAAAYQQSGDTATALALFQDIYNTTASDYTKAEMDLRIGQIYYSQENYDQAYAYFQDTVNNFPWAYDSYSALVTLVNDDVVVNEYQRGLINYNVSNYALAVEAFDRFLATADNEIAIGAALYYKGLAIRAYQSTSGEGQYDDAITAWQDLIENHPTSSYVIDAWEDIEYTQWAYMDEPRQAAETALAYVARYPESAEAADFLFLAGRSYERADALDLASTTWQQIGNEYPSADYAFLANYFAGIVTVRQGNWAAAQPLFSRALILTSEPSEIAAAYLWIGKCQNALGDVSAAVDTWKLAQTADPYGYYSIRAEDLLIGQEALTPPLTYDLDPDLSPYRMEAEDWVRTTFELPADTNLQSPGLLGNDPRFQRGLEYWALGLYPEAKAEFESIRLEVANDPAETFRLIPALVEIGLYRSALVASNSLLKLAGLEGATALDAPEFFTRVRFGAYYLDWVLPIAKNRNFDPLLLLAIMRQESHYEGFAQSAAYAYGVMQIIPTTGEELAGELGWPTDYTAADLYRPYVSILFGATYLARQLNYFDGDLYDMLAAYNGGPGNTLYWQELAGNDMDLFLETIRIQETRNYIRLITENYTIYRMIYGTMAER; this is encoded by the coding sequence ATGAAGAAACCCAAAGCGCTATACATCCTCATCCTGATTTTGATCCTCACCTCCTGTGCCCAGCCCGTCACACAACAGGGAACGCCCCCTGTCGAAGACCTCACTGCGGCTACAGCGACGGCTGAACCCACACCTATGCCCACCCCCTCACCCACCGCCACCCCGTTGGAATTGACGAACGATGGCGATCGGGCGATTATCGCCGGGGATTATAACCGGGCTATTGAAATCTTCCAAAACGCTCTGGCAAACACCACAGATGCAACGGTGACGGATAAGAGCAATTTGGGCATCGGGCAGGCTTACTATGAACAAGACAATTATGCCCCGGCGCTCACAGCCTTGCGCCTAGCCGCTGCTTCCGCAGATACAACCATCGCAGCCCAGGCCAATTATTTCCTGGCCCAGTCCTACATCATTCTGGAACGCTATGATGAGGCCTTTCAATCATTTGTGGCCTATCTTACATTACGCCCCGGCGTGATCGATTCGACGATCCATGAGCAGATGGGCGACCTCTATCTGACGGTTGGTAACCCCCTGCAGGCCATTGCCAGCTATCAGGAAGCTTACCGAACCGATCCCAGTGGCGGGTCTGAGAGCCTGGCGATCAAGATCGCCGCGGCTTATCAGCAGAGCGGTGACACGGCGACAGCCCTCGCCCTTTTCCAGGACATCTACAACACCACCGCCAGCGATTACACTAAAGCCGAAATGGATCTGCGGATTGGACAGATCTATTACAGCCAGGAAAATTACGATCAGGCCTATGCCTATTTTCAAGATACGGTCAATAATTTTCCTTGGGCTTATGACTCCTATTCAGCCCTGGTCACCCTGGTCAATGACGATGTGGTGGTCAATGAATATCAGCGCGGCTTGATCAATTACAATGTCAGCAATTATGCCCTGGCCGTGGAAGCCTTTGACCGCTTCCTGGCTACAGCGGATAATGAAATCGCCATTGGTGCAGCGCTCTATTACAAGGGCCTGGCCATTCGAGCCTATCAATCCACCTCAGGTGAAGGTCAATATGATGATGCGATCACTGCCTGGCAGGATTTGATCGAGAATCATCCCACGAGCAGCTATGTGATTGATGCCTGGGAAGACATCGAATACACCCAATGGGCATATATGGACGAACCCCGCCAGGCAGCGGAAACCGCCCTGGCTTATGTGGCTCGTTACCCTGAATCAGCCGAGGCAGCGGACTTCCTGTTCCTTGCCGGACGTTCCTATGAACGGGCAGACGCACTCGATCTGGCTTCCACAACCTGGCAGCAGATTGGCAACGAATATCCCAGTGCCGATTACGCCTTCCTGGCAAATTACTTCGCCGGGATCGTCACCGTCCGTCAGGGCAACTGGGCAGCAGCCCAGCCGCTCTTCTCCCGCGCCCTCATACTCACCAGTGAGCCCTCCGAAATCGCAGCTGCCTATCTCTGGATCGGAAAATGCCAGAACGCCCTTGGCGATGTCAGCGCCGCGGTTGATACCTGGAAACTGGCGCAGACCGCCGATCCCTATGGCTATTACAGCATCCGGGCGGAAGATTTGCTGATCGGTCAGGAAGCGCTCACACCGCCGCTTACCTATGACCTTGATCCGGACCTCTCTCCCTATCGAATGGAAGCCGAGGATTGGGTCCGCACCACCTTTGAACTCCCCGCCGACACCAATCTGCAAAGCCCCGGGCTGCTGGGTAACGATCCCCGTTTCCAGCGCGGGTTGGAATATTGGGCGTTGGGCTTATATCCCGAAGCTAAAGCTGAATTTGAATCGATCCGACTGGAAGTCGCCAATGACCCAGCCGAGACCTTCCGACTGATCCCCGCCCTGGTGGAGATCGGGCTTTACCGCTCCGCCCTGGTGGCAAGCAACAGCCTGCTGAAGCTGGCTGGATTGGAAGGTGCCACAGCACTGGATGCCCCGGAATTCTTTACCCGGGTACGCTTCGGCGCATACTATCTAGATTGGGTCCTCCCGATTGCCAAAAACAGGAATTTTGATCCCTTGTTACTGCTGGCAATTATGCGGCAGGAAAGCCATTATGAGGGATTTGCCCAATCGGCCGCTTATGCCTACGGTGTCATGCAAATCATCCCCACAACCGGTGAAGAACTCGCGGGTGAATTGGGTTGGCCGACAGATTACACCGCCGCTGACCTTTACCGCCCCTATGTGAGCATCCTGTTCGGCGCCACCTACCTGGCCCGCCAGTTAAATTACTTTGACGGCGACCTCTATGACATGCTTGCAGCCTATAACGGCGGTCCCGGTAATACCCTCTATTGGCAGGAATTGGCCGGCAATGATATGGACCTTTTCCTGGAAACCATCCGCATCCAGGAAACCCGCAACTACATCCGCCTTATCACCGAAAATTACACCATCTATCGCATGATCTATGGCACAATGGCGGAAAGATAA
- the mtnA gene encoding S-methyl-5-thioribose-1-phosphate isomerase: MRTITWDDEKKVMQMIDQRILPQEFKIQNYDNYQDVADGIRTMVVRGAPAIGVAAAYGMALAGLRSKASTREALLDDLRIAGEVLNQARPTAVNLIWAVRRMQKAAEAMDDDLEDIRGALVRLAGEMADEDVATNIRMAEYGAALIEDGDTIVHHCNTGALATVDYGTALGVIRMAHEQGKQIHVFVDETRPRLQGARLTAWELEQYGIPYDIITDGASGLMMRKGLVQKVFFGADRVAANGDVANKIGSYMLALAAYDNGIPAYSVFPISTVDFDLERGDLIPIEERGQEEVLDLALMGRRVTPEKATARNFAFDVTPSRLLSGWVTDKGVIKPPFKENLLAVMEVEDK; this comes from the coding sequence ATGAGAACAATCACCTGGGATGACGAAAAAAAGGTCATGCAAATGATTGACCAGCGTATTTTACCCCAGGAATTCAAAATCCAAAATTATGACAACTATCAGGACGTTGCGGATGGGATCCGAACGATGGTAGTGCGAGGTGCACCAGCTATTGGGGTGGCCGCAGCTTATGGCATGGCCCTGGCTGGCTTACGCTCCAAGGCAAGCACTCGCGAAGCCCTGCTGGATGACCTGAGGATCGCCGGTGAGGTATTGAACCAAGCCCGACCGACCGCCGTGAACCTGATTTGGGCGGTCCGGCGGATGCAGAAAGCTGCTGAAGCAATGGATGATGACCTGGAGGATATTCGGGGAGCGCTGGTTCGGCTGGCCGGTGAGATGGCTGATGAGGACGTGGCTACCAATATCCGGATGGCAGAATATGGTGCAGCGTTGATTGAGGATGGCGATACCATTGTGCATCATTGCAACACCGGCGCGCTTGCCACCGTTGATTACGGCACCGCACTGGGCGTGATCCGGATGGCGCATGAACAGGGTAAACAAATCCATGTTTTCGTGGATGAGACCCGCCCCCGGTTGCAAGGTGCTCGGCTGACCGCCTGGGAACTGGAGCAGTACGGCATTCCCTATGACATCATCACTGACGGTGCGTCAGGTTTGATGATGCGCAAAGGGTTGGTGCAGAAAGTCTTTTTTGGCGCTGACCGGGTGGCTGCAAATGGTGATGTTGCCAATAAGATCGGCAGTTATATGCTGGCATTGGCGGCATATGATAACGGCATTCCGGCCTATTCCGTTTTCCCGATTTCAACGGTCGATTTTGACCTGGAACGGGGTGACCTGATCCCGATTGAAGAACGCGGCCAGGAGGAAGTCCTGGATTTGGCCCTGATGGGCCGGCGGGTGACACCTGAAAAGGCGACTGCCCGGAATTTTGCTTTTGACGTGACTCCCAGCCGCTTACTTTCTGGTTGGGTGACAGATAAGGGCGTCATCAAACCGCCCTTCAAAGAGAACCTTCTTGCAGTCATGGAAGTTGAGGACAAGTAA
- a CDS encoding carbohydrate kinase family protein: MSIILTGSIAYDYLMTFPGYFKDHILPEHLDSISLSFLVDEMTKQPGGVAANIAYTLGLLCEKPRLVATAGMDFGDYRQALDDAGVDTSGVKIIQGKFTASFFVNTDLSNAQIATFYAGAMADASEISMKDLGLTTDDVVVISPNAPDAMIKYALECQEMGVPYIFDPSQQIVRLDGERLKEGILGAKALFANAYEFELLQKHCQMTADEILNAVDFAVVTLGEQGSRVYENGKLLGDVPVVPPHQIMDPTGVGDAYRGGFLKGYVHGFDLLLCGKMGALAATYCLEEKGTQSQCYLTNDFVARFRTIFDDQGALDAIISD; the protein is encoded by the coding sequence ATGAGTATTATCCTGACCGGTTCGATCGCTTATGATTACCTGATGACATTCCCCGGTTATTTCAAGGACCACATCCTTCCCGAACATCTCGATTCGATTAGCCTCTCATTCCTGGTGGATGAGATGACCAAACAGCCCGGTGGGGTGGCGGCCAATATTGCCTATACCCTCGGTCTGCTTTGCGAAAAGCCCCGCCTGGTGGCCACCGCCGGGATGGACTTTGGGGACTACCGGCAGGCACTGGATGACGCTGGAGTAGATACCTCCGGCGTGAAGATCATCCAGGGGAAATTCACCGCTTCGTTCTTTGTGAATACTGACCTTTCCAATGCGCAAATTGCCACCTTCTACGCCGGTGCGATGGCGGATGCTTCAGAAATCTCGATGAAGGACCTGGGCCTGACGACTGATGATGTGGTCGTGATCAGCCCCAATGCCCCTGATGCAATGATAAAATATGCTTTGGAGTGTCAGGAAATGGGCGTCCCATATATTTTTGACCCCAGCCAGCAGATCGTCCGTTTGGACGGTGAACGGCTCAAAGAGGGCATACTGGGCGCGAAAGCCTTATTTGCCAATGCGTATGAATTTGAGCTGCTGCAAAAGCACTGCCAGATGACAGCGGATGAAATCTTGAATGCAGTGGATTTTGCCGTGGTGACCCTGGGTGAGCAAGGCTCACGGGTGTATGAAAATGGCAAGCTGCTTGGTGATGTCCCGGTCGTCCCACCACACCAGATCATGGACCCGACCGGAGTGGGTGATGCCTACCGAGGCGGCTTCCTAAAGGGTTACGTCCACGGGTTTGATCTGCTCCTCTGCGGTAAAATGGGCGCTTTGGCGGCCACTTATTGCCTGGAGGAAAAAGGAACCCAATCACAATGTTATTTAACCAACGATTTTGTTGCCCGTTTCAGAACAATCTTCGACGACCAGGGCGCGTTGGATGCGATTATCTCTGATTAG
- a CDS encoding adenosylhomocysteinase yields the protein MDKYDVKNLDLAEGGRRRIEWAEREMPVLRSIRERFLKERPFEGIRMSACLHVTTETANLMRTLQAGGADVVLTASNPLSTQDDVAACLVSNYEIPVFAIKGEDNKTYYKHLFAALDHRPQVTMDDGADLVSTLHKERRDQLKDVIGGTEETTTGVIRLRAMAADGALNFPVIAVNDAMTKHFFDNRYGTGQSTIDGIIRATNVLLAGKNFVVGGYGWCARGLAMRARGMGSNVIVTEVDPLKALEAVMDGFRVMPMMEAAPIGDIFVTLTGDINVIDKHHFEAMKDGAIVANSGHFNVEINIPALAEMAVEKRLVRPFVDAYELPDGRVLHILGEGRLINLASAEGHPASVMDMSFANQALSAEYMIKNAKELEKKVYGVPLDIDNEIARLKLEAMNVAIDTLTDQQVKYLNSWEEGT from the coding sequence ATGGATAAGTACGATGTCAAGAATTTGGATCTGGCTGAGGGCGGTCGACGCCGGATTGAATGGGCCGAACGGGAAATGCCTGTGCTGCGTTCCATTCGAGAACGCTTTTTAAAGGAACGCCCCTTCGAGGGTATTCGCATGTCAGCTTGTCTGCATGTGACAACCGAAACCGCCAACCTGATGCGCACACTCCAGGCGGGTGGCGCGGATGTGGTCCTGACGGCCTCAAATCCGCTCTCCACTCAGGATGATGTGGCTGCCTGTCTGGTCTCGAATTATGAGATCCCCGTTTTTGCGATCAAAGGCGAAGACAATAAGACCTATTACAAGCACCTTTTCGCTGCCCTCGATCACCGTCCCCAGGTGACCATGGACGACGGCGCTGACCTGGTGAGCACGCTCCACAAAGAGCGGCGTGATCAGCTCAAAGACGTGATCGGTGGGACCGAAGAGACCACCACCGGTGTTATCCGCCTGCGGGCGATGGCTGCTGACGGTGCCCTGAACTTCCCCGTGATCGCAGTCAATGACGCGATGACTAAACACTTCTTCGACAACCGCTATGGTACCGGCCAATCCACAATTGACGGCATCATCCGGGCGACAAACGTCCTGCTGGCTGGCAAAAACTTTGTGGTCGGTGGCTACGGCTGGTGTGCACGTGGTTTGGCGATGCGAGCCCGCGGTATGGGCTCCAACGTGATCGTCACCGAAGTGGATCCCTTGAAGGCGTTGGAAGCGGTTATGGATGGCTTCCGGGTCATGCCCATGATGGAAGCTGCCCCGATCGGCGATATCTTCGTCACCCTGACCGGTGATATCAACGTGATCGACAAGCACCACTTTGAAGCGATGAAAGACGGCGCAATTGTTGCCAACTCCGGTCACTTCAATGTTGAGATCAACATCCCCGCATTGGCCGAGATGGCTGTTGAGAAACGACTGGTCCGCCCCTTCGTGGACGCCTACGAGCTGCCCGATGGCCGTGTACTCCACATTTTGGGCGAAGGCCGCCTGATCAACCTGGCTTCTGCTGAAGGTCACCCCGCCAGCGTGATGGATATGTCCTTTGCGAACCAGGCCCTGAGCGCAGAATATATGATCAAAAATGCCAAGGAACTGGAAAAGAAAGTCTACGGCGTGCCGTTGGATATCGACAACGAAATTGCCCGCCTGAAACTGGAAGCCATGAACGTGGCGATTGATACCCTGACGGACCAGCAGGTGAAGTACCTGAACTCCTGGGAAGAGGGAACCTAA
- the recA gene encoding recombinase RecA has product MDEAKKTVLDKALKDITKRYGEGSIMRLGQAKHMAVDAIPTGSLSLDIALGVGGIPRARITEIYGPESSGKTTICQHIVAEAQKLGGTAAFIDMEHALDPTYAAKCGVNVDELLISQPDMGEQALEITETLVRSGAVDIVVVDSVAALVPRSEIEGDMGDPTMGTQARLMSQAMRKLSGAINQTRTAVIFTNQLRHKIGVMFGNPETTTGGNALKFYASVRLDVRRIQSIKVGAEITGNRVRVRVVKNKVAAPFRTAEFDIMYNEGISKVGDIIDLGSDLDIVEKRGSWYSYGDVRLGQGRENAKEYLQQNEEMAAEIEKAIREQSMAGGIPNPWDKGDEDYADEDEGMMEDE; this is encoded by the coding sequence ATGGACGAGGCAAAGAAAACTGTTCTGGATAAAGCCCTAAAAGATATCACCAAACGCTATGGCGAAGGATCCATCATGCGGTTGGGTCAGGCCAAGCATATGGCCGTGGATGCAATCCCCACCGGCTCCCTCTCGCTGGATATCGCCCTGGGCGTCGGCGGCATTCCCCGCGCCCGGATCACTGAAATCTACGGGCCGGAATCCTCCGGAAAGACCACCATCTGCCAGCACATTGTGGCCGAAGCCCAAAAATTAGGCGGCACGGCGGCCTTCATTGACATGGAACATGCCCTCGATCCAACCTATGCCGCCAAATGCGGTGTCAACGTAGACGAACTGCTGATCTCCCAACCCGACATGGGCGAGCAAGCCCTTGAGATCACCGAAACCCTGGTGCGCTCTGGTGCGGTTGATATCGTCGTAGTGGACTCGGTTGCCGCGTTGGTGCCCCGCTCGGAAATCGAAGGTGATATGGGCGACCCCACCATGGGCACCCAGGCCCGCCTGATGTCCCAGGCGATGCGCAAGCTCTCCGGCGCAATCAACCAGACCCGCACGGCCGTGATCTTCACCAACCAGCTCCGCCATAAGATCGGTGTGATGTTTGGCAACCCTGAAACCACCACCGGCGGTAACGCCCTCAAATTCTACGCTTCTGTACGCCTCGATGTCCGCCGAATCCAATCGATCAAAGTCGGCGCCGAGATCACCGGCAACCGGGTTCGTGTGCGGGTAGTCAAAAATAAGGTGGCTGCCCCCTTCCGCACGGCTGAATTTGACATCATGTACAACGAAGGTATCTCCAAAGTCGGCGATATCATTGACCTCGGCTCCGACCTGGATATCGTTGAAAAGCGCGGTTCCTGGTATTCCTATGGCGATGTTCGCCTCGGACAGGGTCGTGAAAACGCCAAAGAATACCTCCAGCAAAATGAGGAAATGGCCGCTGAAATCGAAAAGGCTATTCGTGAACAATCCATGGCTGGCGGCATTCCCAACCCCTGGGATAAGGGTGATGAAGATTATGCCGATGAGGATGAAGGAATGATGGAAGACGAATAA
- a CDS encoding M23 family metallopeptidase, translating into MRKTIFLFLIVILSACRPVGVTSTVLPATVTPVPTHTTQPTPSPSPTILPPTPTPTEEPFTVCCPLEDETIESLPLILFNPLVEPYAWGTDFGHPGLDFAYYQRGDRKSIEGIEIYAIMSGRVALILDDFYPYGYTIVIETPLSDLPEELQQLLMAEYVPVPEDLEYQYNCPNVPTPTLTGEYSLYHLYAHQQVRPAFELGEEIVCGQLLGNVGNSGWSSTPHLHLETRMGPSGMEITTMAHYETTASEEQLSNYCLWRSSGYYQIVDPFEIFEAVP; encoded by the coding sequence ATGCGGAAAACCATTTTCCTGTTTCTGATCGTGATTCTGAGTGCTTGTCGCCCGGTTGGGGTGACAAGCACTGTTCTACCTGCGACAGTCACCCCCGTACCCACCCATACCACTCAACCAACGCCATCCCCCAGCCCGACCATCCTGCCGCCCACTCCGACACCCACCGAAGAACCCTTTACGGTCTGTTGTCCATTGGAAGATGAGACCATCGAATCCCTACCGCTGATCCTGTTTAACCCCCTGGTGGAACCCTATGCCTGGGGCACGGACTTCGGTCATCCGGGGTTGGATTTCGCATACTATCAGCGGGGAGATCGCAAATCGATTGAAGGCATCGAGATCTACGCCATCATGTCGGGGCGGGTTGCGCTCATTCTGGATGATTTCTATCCTTATGGCTATACAATCGTCATTGAGACACCGCTCTCAGACCTGCCCGAAGAGCTGCAGCAATTACTGATGGCAGAATATGTGCCAGTTCCGGAAGATTTGGAATACCAGTACAACTGCCCTAATGTTCCCACCCCCACCCTCACGGGAGAATACTCGCTCTATCACCTCTACGCGCATCAGCAGGTCCGCCCGGCCTTTGAATTAGGTGAGGAAATAGTTTGCGGTCAGCTATTGGGGAATGTAGGCAACAGTGGCTGGTCCAGTACCCCTCACCTCCATCTTGAGACCCGTATGGGACCTTCCGGGATGGAGATCACCACCATGGCACACTATGAAACCACAGCGTCAGAAGAGCAGCTCAGTAATTACTGCCTTTGGCGTTCCAGCGGCTATTACCAGATCGTGGATCCGTTTGAGATATTTGAAGCGGTCCCCTAA
- a CDS encoding DUF1015 domain-containing protein: MNLPQEIGIKIPDILLPKAGIDPQKWAVIACDQFTSEPEYWDKVDEFVGDSPSTYHMILPEVYLETPEEQKRLASTQEAMRQYLKDGLFKAVDDLVYVLREVDGHCRKGLMVCLDLEQYDYNKGAQTLIRATEGTILDRLPPRIRIREQAALELPHILVLFDDPNDTVFGPLDEQSMGFEELYDFDLMQGSGHLTGFAINNEAVRQNIFQALADLIDPDTFAEKYNLIPGQHKPLLFAMGDGNHSLATAKAIWEKLKPTVGMDHPARYALVEIENIHCPALEFEPIHRLLFGLKKDLLAEMQTYWGDRLVINSASSAEEMVRIVDEAEAAGHLVGWITPEGFKVLEIRKPEDNLPVGTLQRFLDGFLKDNGAEKIDYVHGTEILVEKGQIAGNTGFYVPGMDKSDLFKTVILDGALPRKTFSMGEAREKRFYMECRKI; this comes from the coding sequence ATGAACCTTCCTCAAGAAATTGGCATCAAAATACCGGATATCTTACTTCCCAAAGCGGGCATTGACCCTCAAAAATGGGCAGTGATCGCCTGCGACCAATTCACTTCGGAGCCGGAATATTGGGACAAAGTGGATGAATTTGTTGGCGATTCTCCCTCAACCTATCACATGATCCTTCCCGAGGTCTATTTGGAAACCCCGGAGGAACAGAAGCGGCTGGCCTCAACTCAGGAAGCCATGCGCCAATACCTCAAAGATGGGTTGTTCAAAGCTGTGGATGACCTGGTCTACGTCCTGCGGGAAGTGGATGGACACTGCCGCAAAGGCTTGATGGTCTGCCTGGATCTGGAACAATATGACTATAACAAGGGTGCCCAGACCCTGATCCGCGCCACCGAGGGCACCATCCTCGACCGGCTCCCTCCGCGCATTCGCATCCGCGAGCAAGCCGCCCTCGAACTCCCCCACATCCTTGTCCTCTTTGACGATCCCAATGACACCGTCTTTGGCCCTTTGGATGAACAGTCGATGGGTTTCGAGGAGCTTTATGACTTCGATCTGATGCAGGGCAGCGGCCACCTGACCGGCTTCGCCATTAACAATGAAGCTGTCCGGCAGAATATCTTTCAGGCGCTTGCCGATCTGATTGATCCCGACACCTTTGCCGAGAAATATAACCTCATCCCCGGCCAGCACAAACCGTTGCTCTTTGCGATGGGTGACGGCAACCACTCCCTGGCTACCGCCAAGGCGATCTGGGAGAAACTCAAACCCACTGTCGGCATGGATCACCCCGCCCGTTACGCGCTGGTGGAGATCGAAAACATCCATTGCCCCGCACTGGAATTTGAACCCATCCACCGGCTGCTCTTCGGCCTGAAGAAAGACCTGCTGGCTGAAATGCAGACCTATTGGGGCGACCGACTGGTTATCAACTCCGCCAGTTCAGCGGAAGAAATGGTCCGGATCGTGGATGAAGCTGAAGCCGCTGGGCACCTGGTAGGCTGGATCACGCCTGAGGGATTCAAGGTTCTTGAAATTCGCAAGCCGGAAGACAACCTCCCGGTCGGCACCCTCCAGCGTTTCCTCGATGGTTTTCTGAAAGATAACGGCGCAGAGAAGATCGATTACGTCCACGGCACTGAAATCCTGGTGGAAAAAGGCCAAATAGCTGGCAACACCGGCTTCTATGTCCCCGGTATGGACAAATCAGACCTGTTCAAGACCGTGATCCTCGATGGCGCACTCCCCCGCAAGACTTTCTCGATGGGTGAAGCCCGTGAGAAACGGTTCTATATGGAATGCCGAAAAATCTAA
- a CDS encoding DegV family protein: protein MSKVAIVTDSTAYLQDDLLTTYNISVVPLVVIWGTETLHDNVDIGPKEFYERLSKAKIMPSTSQPTVKSFADVYEKLHAEGYEILALVLSAALSGTMDSATQAKAMVPDAVVEVVDSKITSVPLAYMALAAARAAKQGASLGECKSIAEEIRDHAQVFFAVDTLEFLHRGGRIGGASRFLGTALNLKPILYLKDGKIEALERVRTSKKAHDRLIDLIGDNVYGKTPINMMGVVGANAEKSAKHLLDKIETRFSPREIMVANLSPVIGVHTGPGTVGVGFVAGVDPDLLKLI, encoded by the coding sequence ATGTCTAAAGTTGCTATTGTTACGGATTCAACCGCTTATTTACAAGATGACCTGCTGACCACCTATAACATCTCGGTTGTGCCCCTGGTGGTCATCTGGGGGACGGAAACGCTGCATGACAATGTGGATATCGGTCCGAAGGAGTTCTATGAGCGCTTATCTAAAGCCAAGATCATGCCCTCCACTTCCCAACCTACCGTCAAGTCCTTTGCAGATGTCTATGAAAAATTACACGCAGAAGGGTACGAGATCCTCGCTCTAGTGCTCTCTGCTGCCCTATCCGGCACAATGGATTCAGCGACCCAGGCTAAAGCAATGGTCCCGGATGCAGTCGTGGAAGTTGTCGATTCAAAAATAACCTCCGTTCCACTGGCATATATGGCCCTGGCAGCCGCCCGGGCAGCAAAACAGGGTGCCTCGCTCGGTGAATGCAAGAGCATCGCTGAAGAAATCCGCGATCATGCCCAGGTCTTTTTTGCTGTGGATACCCTGGAATTTCTGCATCGCGGCGGCCGGATCGGTGGTGCATCCAGGTTCCTTGGGACGGCCCTCAACCTCAAGCCGATTCTTTACTTGAAAGATGGCAAAATTGAAGCCCTAGAGCGCGTGCGCACATCTAAAAAAGCGCATGACCGACTGATTGATTTGATTGGCGACAACGTCTACGGAAAGACACCCATCAACATGATGGGCGTGGTCGGAGCAAATGCTGAGAAATCCGCTAAACACCTATTGGATAAAATTGAGACCCGTTTCTCACCCCGTGAAATCATGGTCGCCAACCTCAGCCCCGTCATCGGTGTTCATACCGGTCCCGGTACGGTTGGGGTGGGCTTTGTTGCGGGTGTGGATCCAGACCTCCTCAAGCTCATCTAA
- a CDS encoding lipoate--protein ligase has translation MIYIETNSTDPTWNLAFEEYCLRELVQFERILLLWQNDNAIIIGRYQNAESEINLEAARTLDTKIVRRPSGGGAVYHDMGNLNYTFIYPIDGLNRQDISVYAEPMVKALNRIGVPAEIKGRNDLLLDGKKISGTAQRIQKGRLMHHGTLLYDSNLDSLEGVLQVDKAKVASKGIASIRSRVTNIKEYLPEGQFEDVQAFWRALLDAFSEEEPLTPFELTDEMLAEVEKLQKEKYQSWEWNFGNAPAFEYKNSQRYPFGKLEIQANIKKGLIEECKISGDFMGMADLDPLEEALMGVRYAPEDVRKVLDDLELSLYLGGITTDEFIQCLFEGTGVS, from the coding sequence ATGATCTACATCGAAACAAACTCAACGGACCCAACCTGGAATCTGGCATTTGAAGAATATTGCCTGCGAGAGCTGGTCCAGTTTGAGCGGATCTTATTACTCTGGCAGAATGACAATGCCATCATCATTGGCCGCTATCAGAATGCCGAAAGTGAAATCAACCTGGAAGCCGCACGCACGCTCGATACCAAGATTGTGCGCCGGCCATCCGGGGGCGGGGCGGTCTATCATGATATGGGCAATCTCAACTACACCTTCATTTACCCGATTGACGGGTTGAACCGGCAGGACATCTCCGTTTATGCTGAGCCGATGGTCAAAGCACTAAATAGGATTGGCGTCCCTGCAGAGATCAAAGGGCGCAATGACCTGCTATTGGATGGCAAGAAGATCTCTGGTACAGCGCAGCGTATTCAAAAAGGTCGCTTGATGCACCATGGCACCTTGCTCTATGATTCCAACCTGGATTCGTTGGAAGGGGTTCTGCAGGTGGATAAGGCCAAAGTTGCCTCAAAAGGGATTGCTTCTATCCGCAGCCGGGTGACCAATATCAAAGAATATCTGCCGGAGGGGCAGTTTGAGGATGTGCAGGCTTTTTGGCGGGCACTGCTGGATGCCTTCTCGGAAGAGGAGCCGCTCACTCCGTTTGAACTGACGGATGAGATGCTGGCTGAGGTGGAGAAGCTGCAAAAAGAGAAATATCAATCCTGGGAGTGGAACTTCGGCAATGCGCCGGCTTTTGAATATAAAAACAGCCAACGCTATCCCTTTGGCAAACTGGAAATTCAGGCCAACATCAAAAAAGGGCTGATCGAGGAATGCAAGATTTCCGGTGATTTCATGGGGATGGCCGATTTGGATCCCCTGGAAGAAGCCTTGATGGGTGTTCGTTACGCTCCGGAGGATGTGCGCAAGGTGCTGGATGATTTGGAGTTGTCGCTTTATCTGGGTGGGATCACCACGGATGAATTTATCCAGTGTCTTTTTGAAGGGACAGGTGTAAGCTAA